A stretch of Arachis hypogaea cultivar Tifrunner chromosome 15, arahy.Tifrunner.gnm2.J5K5, whole genome shotgun sequence DNA encodes these proteins:
- the LOC112748012 gene encoding RING-H2 finger protein ATL20: MGGHNDEPKEKAVDEVGDADHTSFVGGDARCGYQGFEVSCNQRNLMISLPNGGGEFIVKNISLEHQYIWVNDPNECFAKRFLQGKDLIKDSPFLWGLPNSKRVMFYNCSELAGIDVDPQLRLPCLSDDEKHYYSVIVLSESDIENENYYSSKCRNIGSALFPVNDVSEDDSSISSRQIRDELIHFDMKLQWFRPSCYCKEDQHCGFIPNADFDVVCYNHKNQEQDMLLELDSGYSNNNGNGHMQALSGTSGSPPSYYYGEKEESKFAIALGTLGILILLFYVAFHITKEMRQERLRQRIIETQHARARRMLLSQQRQLGELRRLRMMESSSIISERYPPTSDENSTIIIELEQCPVIQLGDSGQLPTMSMDNVCSICLSEYEAKETLRSMPQCNHFFHSHCIDPWLKMNATCPLCRKLPI, encoded by the exons GGAGATGCACGATGCGGGTACCAAGGTTTTGAAGTTTCGTGTAACCAAAGGAATTTGATGATTAGTCTCCCAAATGGAGGAGGAGAATTCATCGTCAAAAACATCTCTCTAGAGCACCAATATATTTGGGTCAACGACCCTAATGAGTGTTTTGCTAAACGGTTCTTGCAGGGCAAGGATCTCATCAAAGATTCACCCTTCCTATGGGGCCTTCCAAATTCAAAGAGAGTGATGTTTTACAATTGCAGCGAATTAGCAGGAATTGATGTTGATCCACAACTACGTCTTCCTTGCCTGAGTGACGATGAGAAGCATTATTATTCTGTTATAGTTTTGTCAGAGTCGGATATTGAGAATGAGAATTATTATAGTTCAAAGTGTAGGAATATTGGGTCTGCTTTGTTTCCCGTTAATGATGTTTCTGAAGATGATTCTTCAATATCATCACGGCAAATAAGAGATGAACTTATTCATTTTGATATGAAGTTGCAATGGTTTAGGCCTAGTTGTTATTGTAAGGAGGATCAACACTGTGGCTTCATACCAAATGCTGATTTTGACGTTGTTTGTTACAACCACAAAAATCAAGAACAAG ATATGTTACTTGAACTTGACAGCGGTTATTCCAATAATAATGGTAATGGGCACATGCAAGCACTTTCCGGTACTA GTGGAAGTCCTCCAAGTTATTATTATGGTGAAAAGGAAGAGAGCAAGTTTGCTATAGCATTGGGAACGCTaggtatattaatattattattttatgtagcATTTCATATAACTAAGGAGATGAGACAAGAAAGGTTACGACAGAGAATCATCGAGACCCAACATGCGCGAGCAAGGAGAATGTTGTTAAGCCAACAGCGACAGCTAGGAGAGCTACGCAGATTAAGAATGATGgaatcatcatcaatcatcagtGAGAGGTACCCTCCCACCAGCGATGAgaattcaacaataataatagagTTAGAACAATGTCCAGTTATCCAGCTAGGTGACAGTGGACAATTGCCAACAATGTCAATGGACAACGTTTGTTCTATATGTCTTAGTGAGTACGAGGCTAAAGAAACATTAAGGAGCATGCCACAGTGTAATCACTTTTTTCATTCTCATTGTATTGATCCCTGGCTCAAGATGAATGCTACTTGTCCCTTGTGCCGAAAATTGCCAATATGA